The nucleotide window GAGTCAGGGCGTGTGTCTAGTCACCGGCAGGTCTCCATTGTTAGATGTCAGCAGACACCAAGCAGTGATGTTCATCTTTGGGAAACATGAAACTTGGCTTTGTGGACTGTGCCCTTGCTAAGTGTCCAGCGTAATGATGTTTGGCAAGAACTACGGAAAGAATTAAGGAGAAGCTAAAATTTGATGACGAGCTGGTTGCTGAAACCCCAAGTCAATCCTGTGTGCTGGTTAGCTACACAAGAAGGAAGCCTGTGAAAACAGCCCTGGGCTGCAGGGGAAGTAAACGGAGGGAAGCAGGATCCACAGCCATTCCCTCATGAGAGGCTGGCTTTTACGACATCttttaatttctgtcttctgtttatTTGACCAGCAAGCAATGTCCCTAGACTTTGAGATTCCAGAAAGAGCTGGGATAATGGAAACTTTCTGTCCCCTAGAAATGATGTCAGTGGCTAAGCCAGGAACAGCCATGCACAAGAAGGCACTCTTGTCCCTGTCTTCAGGCTAACATCTGGCCCAGAAGAGAAGGGGCAGTAGACAGTGGAAAGAGGCCTTCTACCCGCCTACTCTGGGGCTCCCTCAAGTTCCCGGAAGCTCAGCAGTGCCAAGCATTTGCTTCCTCTTGGCCAAGCCCAAAAGAGATTCCCTCCACAAAATATTGCTCAGAGACTACAGTGTCAAAAGGCCTTAGAGAGGCCTCATTTGTTCCTTCTGAAGCCTCTGCCATGAAGTCACGGATCCCTCTTGTTTATTTCCCATGAGACTTTGCCTTGAGGGCAGAGCACTGTACTCAGGTAGAGAGACATGGATAGCTTTGGAGGCTTGAACACGGGACAGTGAAGTGAAAGTTGGCCCTATGACTGCCCGGTCCTGAGAGATGGAGGGTTTCTTCCCTGGGTTAGAGATCTGCCCGGGCAAGAAAAGAGTTCTTAAAACCAAGGAGATTGGAGAGATGCAAGAGTTTAGGGCAGTGTCGTGGTTTGTAGTAGGAAAGGATACTATTAATGCTGACAGTTTACAAGAAGAATCTGAGCTGCTGTGCTCAAAGCAAGGAGTAAAGAGGGGTTCCCTCCTCAGCCTCTGTGGGGTCGGGTTCAGTAATGATTGCTGGTAAGTGGAAAGTAGGCTTAGGGAGGCAGTGGGCTTGGTGCTTCACCAGGCTTCTGAACTCACCAGGCATTTTCCCATAGCTGAAACAAGAAAGCCCCACCGTGCTTGGGGACAGAGGTGAACCCCGTGGAGTGTGCTCTAGGTGTTGAGTAGAATGTACTCTTTCTGCTGTCCACAGGAAGAAACTGTCCATGCACACTGCAGCCCTTGGTGAGGCCCAATGGAAGTTTTGACTTTAGAAGTGAGCGTAATGGCCGTGCTTCTCTTAGGATAGCACCAAAAGAACACTCAGCCTCTGGGCCTTGGTCCTGTCCTGTGAAGGCAGGACCTTCTGAAGCTCTAGGTACTAGGTAGCTGGTTGTTTCAGTGAGGTCATCTAAGCCATGGTAAGGGCACTACACTGCACTATCCTGAGCGGGTTGGGGTGGGTAGAACAAAGCCAAGGACTGCCTTAGAGACTGTGTTGACACTACTGGCTTGGGTCTTGGAGTCAGCTGGAGGTGGGCTCTTCTCTGGCTAGGTGGAGCTGGTGACCATGAAGGGTGATTCTTATGGAGGATCAGCTCCTGGGGCTGGGCCCCTTCTGAACCCCATCTTCTTATAAAGGGTATTTGGAAATGAAGTAAGGTAAGCACATGACTAGGGGACTTTGCTCACCTTCATTTACAAATTACGTCGGGAATTTGGACTTGCTGTCTCGCTCTCAAGAGTCTTCAGGATGACAACAGATTGCATGTGCCTTCTCATCACCTGGGACTTGCTCTGCTCAGGTAGCAGGTGGCACTTAGCAGTAGAGTTGAGGAAAATGACCTCTTCTTGGCCAAATAGAGGTGCAGTCGGTGTGCTGGGGAAGCCTGCTTCCTCCCTGTTTTTAATTTAGTGACTAATGGGGGACTCGGTTTTTACCAGCCTGCTCTGTAGGTCGTCAGTGTTCCGTTTTGAAGGTGTCCCCATGCTTGTACACATCAGAGGACAGGAACTCGGTGTCTGAGAAGGCTGGAGGCACTGTTACAGGGCTGACCATTCTCTCTTAATCATATCTGTTTGGAATATTCCTGGGTATGACTGACTATCCAATACTTTatgtgtggcaaaaaaaaaatgttactagtTCTTAACTATTGTAGTTTGTAAATAAGCACCGTGGGTGGGGAAACTTTAAAAGAGACAAATAAGGTGTGTATCTCATATCGGTGTTCTTAGCACTTGAAAACCAACCCACCCAGGAAAAGCCACAGACTGTTAAAAGCATAGCAGTAGTTCTTAAACAGTTGTCAGTACCCACTAATTGCCTTACTAGTGTTTTAAAGAGTTGGCATAGGAAGAGTTTTACGTGTAGAAGCAGTTGGTCTAGAAACTAATAAGTTTCTATTCATCTTCAGTCCTCTTAAAGTCACAAGCCAGAGGTATAGGTCACAGAAGGAGGGTGGCCTTTTGGGAAGCAAGACTAAATATTTCTGTTGGCAAATGGTATTTGAAAATAATGTCAAGAAACAGGGAGCACAGCCCGTTTTGATGTTTTTGAGGGAGAAAGACAAGCTTAGTGTGCTTTGGCCTAGTTGGGGTGTGGAGGATACCGACATCATCAACAGTGACAAATTGCGTAGCTTCAGAGAACCCTCCAGATTACGGCAGCATGAGAGGCTTGCCTTGCCTCTTCAGAGTGGTCTCAGAGCACACTGGGATAGAAATTCTCCTTAGGTTGAAATGCCAAATAGCTTACCTGTTCTGCCAACTCACTCACTACTAAAGCCAGTGTTGAAGGGTTCAAATGTGCCTCTCCCAGAAGTACCGCCCAAGTATTGGGTGATTCTGGGCTCTCCACAGTCCAGGTCAGAGCAGCTAacacctgtgcacactgctgtTGAACAGGCTGGGCCACAGCCTTAGACTGGCACTCTGCCAGGAACAAtgctggagggaaggagggggagctgTGTCCACTGGGCCTTCATCCAGGAACAAAGTCAGCGCTGCCCAcctaggctgggctgggctgggctcccTCAGAGTCCCTGCTCACTGTATTTCCGTGTGCCTGTTCCCTTCATGCCTGCGTCAGGAACACACGGAGAGACAGCCTACGTCTGACAGACTCCCATGAAGCAAACTGCCAGCAAACCTTCTAACTCTCATTCTAACTCTTCAAGGggcatgaaaacaaatatttggaCTTTTTTAGAAATTGTTCTTTGTGTTTAAAACttccagagaaagaaacaggctTCTGAGGAATGGAGTCCCACCCTGGTGTACTGGCTCTCTCCCTGCTGCcattaaaccaaaacaaaagctgtGAATATAAGTGCTTGAGGGAATATGTGTTGACAAGAAAGTGATTTATTTACAGAACTAAGTCTTTGTCTCATGAAACTACCGAAAAAGAATGTCACCTTTCTCTTTGTTACAGAACCAGAgatgttttgttgtattttttatgcTGGCACGAGGTTCTTGTCCGCTTTGATTTttcatgtatctgtgtgtaagaAATTCTGTTTGTTGTTTACTATGGAATTAGTATTACATTTTGAGGTAAACAAAGAATTTGTATTGCTTGATAAACTATTAgcttgtaaattaaaaaaaatctttacctcACTTAAAGCAATGGACCAATAAACCTATAAAAGATGCTTTATTTATCCTGGATCATGTGCTCATTTGTATCTGTTAGGACCCGAAAATGGGATGCCTATCTTTCTgggtttttaaaagtttctctgAACAGATGATAATTTGCTTATGAGAGTCGGAACATTTCTTGCAGGGTAATAAGAAAAGGCAAACGTAAGTACACACTTATCCTTCCTGTTCACTTCACGGTAGGTCCTGCCTCAGTTCACCCTCTCCTGCAGTCAGGGAGATGGAAACACTGTATACTATAGTATCAGTGAGATGATTTTTCCCACACGGGCAGCCGTTTCCTGATTCTTGCTTTGTGTCTGTTTTCCTGCCATGTTTGAGAGGCATTTTCAAGAAAAGGAATGCCTGTGGTTTACGAGAGTGATTTTGAGGAGAACAGggccagaattcagttcccagtacccatgtctggtagctcacaaccacatgtaactcctgCTCTACAGGACCTCCTTTGCCtttgttgggtccaggggggtCGTCccaagatggggacagaccaccaaagtctaataaaccagaagtgAACTTTAATCCAGAAACCAGATTCcaggaagaaattaaattaaaaatctccatggggcacaaaaagcttatcagctagctgagaccacagccagagatggattttgtaaGGTCGTGGCAAAGGCTGGTTTCTGAACCTACCTTTTTATAGTAGGaacaccaagcattaggtctgaacaaagaaATTTCTACAATCTctaggtaaaactcagatacagattgccttactttacaatctccattaacagagtttttcagcTAAACTAGTGTTTATATTTAATGTCTTTCTTGGTACTTCCAggtggtgtttactgaagccctgtgctctcccctttgatgctgccagtttcacgtAGCAGGGATAATGTATAACCCAGAGGTCCTAACTGTTGACTCAGCTCTCAGTTTGGCCTTGTGAGGAGAGCTCTAGGCTGTAAAGCAGAGTAGCCCGCTGTTAATAGTTCATCCTTAAGCTGCTGAGAGACAgactgttctcattctcctaggcttacaactttacatttctttatttctacattcttatttctggaatctacaattttatattcttattcttggagcCTTCAGCCTTCTCCTCACATGCACATTCCCACTCAACGCATgtacatgtaatttaaaatgaaGCTGAACTtggtgcacacacctttgatcctagcacgtGGGAGGTAGAAGCcgacagatctctgagtctgagtccTGTCAACCAAGGCTTGATAGTGAGGCGttgtttcatatttatatatgtgatatatatgcatGTCAGACCTTGGAAATGGATGTCCCAATGATTCTGGATTTAGTGATAATTATTTGATTAATCCAACATCATTAATCCAATACTACAGTGATGTAAAATGAGTCAGCAAGATGGAATAAAGAGATTTGAGACTTAAACTCCATTGTCTCATTTAATAACTGATTCTAGGATAGTTACATCTCTGAGCTTTCAGTACTGTGACCTTTGAAGTGCAGGAAAGCCTTCGCTATAGAGTTTTTGACAAATTAGTCATTATGTACACAAAGCACCTGTCTGGTGAGCACTGTGACAGCCCTTACGGAAGATGTTTAAATATGTCCAAGTTCAAtaatttttagagatttatttattttgtatacagtatgcacgtatgactgcaggccagaagaaagcaccagatctcattacagatggtcgtgagccaccatgtggccgcTGGAAATTGAATTCTGGACATCTAGATGAGcagccagccagtgctcttaaccactgagccgtctctccagtcccccaagtTAACTATTAATGAGTAAGCTTTTTCTGTATGCTTAGtcagctgatttttttaaaggagcatTTATATACCTTCCACCTCATTTTAAAAGGTACAAAGGTCAGATGCTGGGGGGTTGGGGTCAGactgaaataaatagaaatgaatagTTAAAGCCATGGCGAGAGCTGGCGAGATGGCTGTGCAGGTGTAGGTGGTTGACCCTTGGGACcacatggtaacacacacacatacacacacacgcacgcgcacacacacgttataaaaatcttttcttaaacCAAAGCAAGaagtgattaaaaacaaaaaaggaagaggttGTAATGGGGCAGCTGGATTTAAGAGATAACTTTGAAAAAGGGGACTAGGTCAGAGGTGATTTGGAGCCTGACgacctgggaggtggaggtgatgcTATTCTATCAGTCAGGAAAGAGAGGATGGATACAGTAATCTTAAATGGTGAATGGGGGGAAATAAGGAGCTGGAGGTGTTGACTCAGGTGTTGCAAAAATTCTGGAGTCTGTGGGGGAAATTTAGAGTATTGAAGAACCAAAGGAAGCTTCTGGCACCTAAGAGCTAAAGAGGtaaggacagaaggaagagggTGGGGTTGGAAATGCACTGAGcttggaagagaggaggagggaagacaaGTTTTGATCATTCCCTGCACGGGAATCagatacaaactgtattcactccaGCCTGAGAATGCCACATCTGCAGTTTCGGGGGTCCCACCCAGAAAAGAAGGATTTGAACTCACAATGTAAATGTTGATTTTATTCGGAGCGAAAGGGACAATCAGAATAAGTAACTCAGAAAAGCTGATGCCAGACACCCCGACTCTTCACACCATCCACTCAAGAAAGTGATGATTAAAAGTGTCCAACAGCATAGTTCACTGGTCCTTGCtggattttgctgttgttgctgggtttgtttctttgaggcaggacttTATGTATTTCTGGTGGCCTCAAACTACAGTATAGCTAAGGATAGCCTTAAagttctgatccttctgcctcagcctctcgagtgctggaactTCAGCTGTGCACCGCCATGCCTGATTTATGAGGTGCTGAGGTTCAAAGCCAGGAATcagtgcttgctaggcaagcactccaccaactgagcttcCTAAAAGCAACAGTGTTAACACTGCCATGAACTTTGTTGCTCTCTTGTTCTTAGCCGAggaagactcaaccaagaaaactgatttttttttcaagattttacaTTAACTTGAAAACTATTATTATTCGTACAAAAATGTCAGATTTTACAAAATGTCCATTTCATGTTCATTCCCCCTTGGGCTTAAGTCTTCCACAGAACCTCTAGCACTGTGCACATGTGACTTGCTATGCCTTGATTGGAACCCTTAAGACAGTGATGGAAGAAAGGCTAGCTGAATGGAGCCTGAACCCCTCCAGGACCTAGAATGCCGGTGCAAGCAGCTGGTACCCCAGACCCTAACCTCTGCCTTTCCTCCAATACCcagaaactgattttccctcccACCAGGAACCTAAGGGCGTCAGCAGGCCGTTGGAAGGCTGGAATTTGGGTTTCATGGGCAGAACTTGGTAATTGAGGTGTTTTCAGCTCCTTCATTTCTCCGCACCCTCTCCTTGTGCCCTTGGGACTTGTTTGTAGGCCACAATGCTGTAAGGATTAGCAAAAGAGGATTAGAAAAGGAGAGCTGGAATGAGGCAAAGGGAAGCAGGCAACTTTGCAGCTTCCCCTGTGCCTGGATCATCCCCCACTGCTTTCTCACCATAGTGCATCTGATGTTACCAAGCGAGTCCTGGGATAATGAACCTCTCCCTGTCTCCACTACCACTGTGGACTAGACAGCTGTTTCATCTTTGCCTCAGTCCTGCATTTAGTCACTAAGCAAATCctcctagggcagtggttctcaaccttcctaatgcgaTCCTCtaatacaggtcctcatgctgtgtGACCCACAActataaaattctttttgttgctactccataactgtggCTTTGCTtttgctatgaattgtaatgtaaatatgtaatatgcaacccacaggttgagaaccatgttCTACACTTCTTAGTTGCTGAGAGCTCTCTCCTGGGCACCGTGGGCACACAGGGAGCCACACAGCTGTGGGCTCTGTCTTCTGCGAGCCTATAGTCCAGTGGGAAGCATATAAACAGTGTGCTGTGAAGGGAAATACAGAAGCTTAAACAAGATTTAATTTAGACCAACGTGGAGGGaggagtttttcttttctcttctgcaaAATAGGGATAAATAATAGTTACCTTGAAGGAGTCTTTATGAATTATTATATACAAAGATTTAAAGTGTTTACTAGTACTGTTTGTTTAAGAGTCTGTGATGGAGATGGGATATGGATGTAGGTTGTGTGGAGGTTGGAGAACATGAAATCATTCTCTTCTGGAGGTTTACACTTTCCCTGTGTAGCAAAAAGCCTTGTGAAGCCTTCCTTAACACCCCCTGTTCATGTAAAGAAGAACTGGCAAGGAAGACAGGTTCCCATTGTGACTGTGACTATGCCTTCCCTTTGTTACAGGGACCACTCAGATCCTGCCCCCTCATTTATGGCCAGGCTGTTGGCAGCCCTGGCCTAAAGACCTCTTCTGGTATCAGGAAGGAGAATGCAATAGTAGCTGGTCCAGCCTGCTGACTTCCATGTCCCTCCCTGCTTTGGCACGCCTTCCTGGAACTGTCTGTGCTTGGCATAGACTTCCCTTCTGTGGCTAGAACCCCACAGGTCTTTCCTCCTGCTTTTACTTAATGACAGCACAAGAACCTGGCCACCTTTAGCTGGAAGAGATTTCCGGATTCTCATTGAGTGACTTCGGGACAAGGGAAGCATTGCTGTTACACCATGCGCGTTCAGTCTTAGTTATACATTCAAAACAAAGCTGTCGAGCTTTAAAACAATGTCTATCCCAGGCTGTGCGAGTCCCAGTCTGTGGAGATGGGACCTGAGAGCAGTCATTTTCAAATCTTTCCTAGTCATGCAATGTGTAGAAATGTGTCTTTGTCTGCACGTGTTTCTGGACGGctgaaggctgagggaggaagcACTTAACAGGTAGGTGCCTGATCCACATGATCATCCAGTCAGAGCCTCTGCCTGCTGGACACAAGATCATGAAGATTCTGTGTGGGGAATTAAGATTTGGTGTAGAGCTGGCAGGATGGTTCTGCAGGTAAGGatgcttccagaggacccgagtttgattccctgcACCCATGTCAAGGGCCTTATAACAAcctctaactctagctccaagtgATCTAagaccttcctctggcctccaagggcatctgAACACACATGAAATGTTTTCAAAACATTTGTTGCAGAGCTGGTAAGATGGCTTAACAGGTaaggacacttgccaccaagcctgacaaatctgagttcaagcccagatCCTACATGGTGTAAGGAGAGGATGAACTTCAGCCCACACGcgcgctcatgtgtgtgtgcgtgcacacacacacctttgcaaTTCACACTTATTCTAGTGAAGCCAAATAACTCTGGCTTTTTTCCGTCCTTCTGACTCCTGGACCAGTGTCTGGCTATGGAGAAGCTTGCCTGTTCTTTCACTGCTGGGTCATCTGCCTGTGCTTGCCTGGAGGTGAGTGCTCTTGTTTCTTAAGGGAGAGGCCAGGAAGAGGTCAAGGAATTGTTGCCTAAGGCCTTGTTGGGGAGCTCACACGTGTCCAAGTCACACAGTGGTCACTGAGTCCCTTCAggtcacagagaagaaaatgtcctTGGAAGGGACAAAGGATCCAAACCAAAGATTTGGTCAGAATAGCTCCTGTGAGTTTCTGACAGAGCCTCCAACTGTaaggaagtaaataaataaataaatagttttttaaaattgtcaGAAAGGAACCAAGTTTTTGGTGCTGTTCTTTGAGAAAGCgcttataattaaaaaaaaaaaaaagcctgtggtTGATGTAAACACCAGGGCCCTAAACCTAAACCCACACAGTAGACAGTTTTTGTCTTACCCAATTGGAACAATTGccaagaaggagagaaaggaagaaaggacaaagCAGGTGCCCGTGAACTTGTCCAGACTGAGCTGATAGATCTTGTTATATAGGGTGGATGTCACCACGCCAGTCAGAGCTAGGCACAGCTGCAATATAACAAACACCTTTCCTGTGGAAGAAACAAAGATTATCAAGACATATATTGTTGTCCCTGTCTTGTTCCCCCTACCAGGTCCCTGGGGATCTCCAGAGACCCCCATCACTCTCCTAGGGACTCCTTTTCAGTCCCCATGGCTCAATTTGGAGGGAATCCTGTCTCCATCTAGTTGGATCTTCCAGAAATATCTTTCCTTGACTCTGACTTGTAGTGACTAACTTTGTGAACTTTCTCTACCCTCCTTTCTCCATTCTTCTTGCCCTACATAGAAACCAGTACGTTCCCTATAAGTTTGAGGATGcttctagggtgtgtgtgtgtgtgtgtgtgtgtgtgtgtgtgtgtgtgaaggctatGAGTAGACATAAAGCTGCAGGGACCCTCCTCTcatcctccccagcccccacatcagCATTTCATGAGTGTTGGGGATCCACCCTCAGGACCTCgtgcaagcactttatcaactgagccatctccccagccctgcttctgAATCTTCTGTTTCTGAGAGTCTGTGACAGCAAGCAGGACATCCTGGAGAGTCCTCTGCTCACCATAGGAAGAGTCCTTTATGAGTTTGGACATGGCTGATCGGATGGTCGTGATGGGGATAAGTGCAAACATCATGATGGCTCGAGCTGTAACAGATCGGAAGAATACTTCACATTTGAGTCCAGATCAGAACAAACAAAGGCTTCCCTTCCagtgccctccccccccccccagtccctgTGGTCTTGGCCCAGAAGACTAGGCCTCTCTGCTGGGAGGACCCTGAGTAGCCCAGACTCTGAATCTCTGGCTCTCAGAAATGGTTCCCCCACCTAGTTCAGCTGCCTCACCTCATTATTAACtagtgggggatggggagagaaagaaaaggaagggggaaggtcTGGAGAGAAGGGCACTCTGTCCTCTGCACAAGGATTCTTATCTGGGACATTGCCATTTTGCTGGCTGTCTCTCTGAGGTCTATGACCTGGGGTAGCTCCCTGATAACCatctagagttttttttttttccaaattattagCTATTCGGCACGTGCAGCCTACGTAAGTTAACATGAAATAAGCCCTAAACTCTGTTTTTTCCCTACGCTGGTCACATATCAAATGCTTGATAGCTACACGTGGCTAGTGGCCATTGTGCTGACAGGTGAGGCCACGATTACAGCTGGAGAAAGTTCTGTTACCTCGTGAGTTCTAGAGCTTTCTGCTCAAGGTTGTCTGACCTCTCTGTCCTCCAGTGGAAACCCCAGTCCACGGTCTTGTGGGTATGCTCTCCAATGCTTGTAGAGCCAATGGAATTCTACTGGAGCTAATTATTGAGAAATTCTGTGCATTGTTAAAAAGCTCTTATCTGGCCCTAGATGATTTAGGGaactttttgtgtattttatctatttaaagCTAGAAAGAGAGGGCTGGGGAAgtagcttagcaggtaaaggtgcttgctaccagataacctgagttcaatccctgaagcCACGTGGTGTACGGAGAACTCTGCCAAACCATCCTCTGAGCACCGCAGGCCGTTATAGAGTGCACGCTGCCCACTCTGCTTACATagatacaattttaaattattaaagtcACATGAACCCATCTCCACTTCAGGCTGTGCCATCCACTGACTACACCTCCTTGCCCCAGAGCATGGGCACCACTGTGGCAAGATCCAGTGAGCAATACAGGTAATACATGcacaaaacagacaaacccaTTCTTGTCTCCCCTGTACTGAACTGGGACTCCTAGACCACACCCCTAACCTATGACACAACACAGATTGCCTGCAGCATCCTGCCTCCCTGAGCCCCAAACTTACCAATGTAGAACGTGTATGTCTCCTTCACAAAGGCTAAGAGAAGGGCTCCAGACCCAAAGGAGACCATCCCAATTATGATCATTGTGGTGTCCGGGAAGTAGCGGGAGAAGACTAGAACACCCAAGAAGCTGGTGATGAAGATTATGTACCCAGAAGCCATCCCATAGCCCAGCTGCACTTGGTTCCAACTGAGAGGTTCCTTTAGCACAAAAAGGGCCATGACATCCACTGTGCCCACAACGGCCAGGTCATAGACGATGGCACCCACAAATAGCAGGGCAATGATGGTCCGGGAGGTCTTCCTTTTCCCAGGAGTCAAAGCGTTCCTGGATACATCCTGCTTGCCCAGTTCATCTGGATCCATGGTTCGATAGGTGCCCACCATGCCAGACACAGTATCTACAGTAGGGTATACCTTGTTGGACTTGGATACAGACTCAGGGACCTTCAGCACAAAAAGGCTGTAGAAAAGGGCAAAAGCCGCACATCCCACGCTACAGGAGGTTAACAGGAGGCCCTGAGCAGAGTGCCCAACTATTTGTTTGAAGAGATGCCCCGAGGCCATGCTTCCACAGAACCCAGCCAAGCCGAGGACTAAATCGATGAGGATGAGGCGCAAGGAGCGGTGGCCTTCAGCGCAGCCTAGGGATCCCAGTGCCATGACCCCGGACCAATAAGCGGAGAAGCCCCCGCAGAGCCCACTGAGCGCCACTGCTCCGTACAACACCTCCACCGGCCAGTCCAGCATCACTTTGAGGAGGAGTCCCGTGCGGCACAGCAGGAAACCCAGTGTTGCCGTGCAGATAGAGATCTTGCGGTGGTAGCGGTCACTGAGCCAGCCCAACCCATAGGCGGACAGCAGCGGTGTCAAACCCATCACGAGGTTGTAAATGATGTAGAAATTGGAGATGGCCTTCTGCTGTTGGTCCTCCTGATGCCCCCTGATCGACTGGCTGGCATTGTGGTTGGAAGAGCCTCCAGCCTCAGATGAGAAGGACTCCTTCACTACCAAGAGTAATCCTGCATCGTAGAGGGAGCCGGCCACCTGGGTTGAGGCCACCACAGGCTCTATCCAAGTCCTCACCTGGAAGCCAGAGAGCCGGTTTCCCCATGGACAGGTGACTCCGGGACCCATGTAACCTGTGCTGCGGCAGGGGACAGGGTTTGCTGTCTGCAGAAAGTTGATCCCAAATCTGACTGCTTTACAAAGGGTCGGGCTCAGTCCCTAAGTGCTTGGGAGAAGCCTGGGGCGGCTCCTGTGACAGCAGCTAGTTTAATGGCCAAGGGACCAACCTAACTGTGGCCCCTCCTCCCCAGTCAGAAAAAGCAgcgccccgcccccacctccacccGGGTCTGGCTGAGCAGGCTGGAGACTgcccagggaagccagagcaCAGGGGAGCCTCAGCTCCCTCCCCACACTTCTTAGAGCTGGCCACAGGACCTGAGTTAGCTGAGGACCAAAGGTGCTGAAACTCAGCTGAGGAAGCTCTGGGATCCGCCCAGGGAGCGTTTCCAAATTCTTCCTCGTTTGGAGGCAGGTCTGGACAGGGGTCTGATGGCTAGACTTTTGCTTGATGTAACTCTGTGGTGTCAAGTTTTCTTTGTCAAAAgtgactactgagaactcaaggacaatggcaatgggtttttggtcctactacacgtactggctttgggggagcctaggcaggttggatgctcaccttactaaacctggatggaggtgggtggtccttggacttcccacaggtcagggaaccctgattgctcttcgagctgatgagggagagggacttgatgggggggggaTGGAAGGCggtgggggggaggaggcagaaatccttaataaataaataaaaatatatgcaaaaaatcCCAAAACATTGCTTTCTTCCTGGAAAATGACCAAATCTATCAGAGGCTCCATGATACAAAGACTACTGATCTCGGAAAGATGAAAAGTTGGTCATCTGGTGGACCAAGGCTACATGGGGAGTGCTAACTCAGAAAGCAGACATGCAATAGGGATTCTAGAGCATATATGTTTTACTTCCCCAAAGAATTTCTGAAGTAATTTTTCTAAGTGACACAGAATTTAATTTCATATTGAAAAGCTGGAAGTGTGATCT belongs to Microtus pennsylvanicus isolate mMicPen1 chromosome 13, mMicPen1.hap1, whole genome shotgun sequence and includes:
- the Slc46a2 gene encoding solute carrier family 46 member 2 — encoded protein: MGPGVTCPWGNRLSGFQVRTWIEPVVASTQVAGSLYDAGLLLVVKESFSSEAGGSSNHNASQSIRGHQEDQQQKAISNFYIIYNLVMGLTPLLSAYGLGWLSDRYHRKISICTATLGFLLCRTGLLLKVMLDWPVEVLYGAVALSGLCGGFSAYWSGVMALGSLGCAEGHRSLRLILIDLVLGLAGFCGSMASGHLFKQIVGHSAQGLLLTSCSVGCAAFALFYSLFVLKVPESVSKSNKVYPTVDTVSGMVGTYRTMDPDELGKQDVSRNALTPGKRKTSRTIIALLFVGAIVYDLAVVGTVDVMALFVLKEPLSWNQVQLGYGMASGYIIFITSFLGVLVFSRYFPDTTMIIIGMVSFGSGALLLAFVKETYTFYIARAIMMFALIPITTIRSAMSKLIKDSSYGKVFVILQLCLALTGVVTSTLYNKIYQLSLDKFTGTCFVLSSFLSFLAIVPIGIVAYKQVPRAQGEGAEK